A region of Polyodon spathula isolate WHYD16114869_AA chromosome 4, ASM1765450v1, whole genome shotgun sequence DNA encodes the following proteins:
- the LOC121314407 gene encoding nuclear receptor-binding protein 2-like has product MTMSVADRNSRSGGKEEESEDESEILEESPCGRWQKRKEQVNQGNVPGMESAFLAMDTEEGVEVVWNEVQFSDKKVFKAHEEKIKDMFENLMQVEHPNIVKFHKYWLDVTESKARVIFITEYMSSGSLKQFLKKTKKNHKTMNEKAWKRWCTQILSALCYLHSCDPPIIHGNLTCDTIFIQHNGLIKIGSVWHRLFVNVFPDAVHGRIKHLRDEQRNLHFLAPEYGSFEDKTAIDIFSFGICALEMAVLEIQANGDAIVSKEAVAHTGQSLEDPLMREFVQACVRHEAKKRPSAHDLLFHRVLFEVHSLKLLAAHCFINNQYMLPENCVEEKTKTFDPNAVMAEIRHKNRPGVQLKYSHVSPLELDKFLEDVKNGIYPLMNFASPRPHLIPRALSLSQEHVETVTTPTPEPQETETRKVVQMHCNLESNDEGTKMHLTLFLKMEDKLHRQLSCDILPSDSSKDLANELVHYAFICEDDCEKLTSFLEEAFVKHRASGSASHGVMMMH; this is encoded by the exons GTAAACCAAGGCAATGTGCCTGGCATGGAGAGCGCCTTCCTGGCCATGGACACTGAGGAGGGAGTGGAGGTGGTGTGGAACGAGGTCCAGTTCTCTGACAAGAAGGTTTTTAAAGCACATGAG GAGAAGATTAAGGATATGTTTGAAAACCTGATGCAGGTGGAGCACCCAAACATTGTGAAGTTTCACAAGTACTGGCTAGATGTGACGGAAAGCAAAGCCAGA GTGATCTTCATCACTGAGTATATGTCTTCAGGGAGTCTCAAACAATTCTTAAAGAAAACCAAGAAAAACCACAAGACCATGAACGAAAAG GCATGGAAGAGGTGGTGCACACAGATCCTCTCAGCTCTCTG CTACCTGCATTCCTGTGACCCCCCTATTATCCATGGCAACCTGACCTGCGACACCATCTTCATCCAACATAATGGCCTCATCAAGATCGGCTCAG TCTGGCATCGCCTTTTCGTCAATG TATTTCCAGATGCAGTCCATGGCCGCATCAAACACCTCCGAGATGAACAGAGAAACCTCCATTTCTTAGCCCCAGAATACGGCT CTTTTGAAGACAAAACCGCGATAGATATCTTCTCGTTTGGAATCTGTGCACTGGAG ATGGCTGTGCTGGAGATCCAGGCCAATGGGGATGCTATCGTCTCAAAAGAAGCTGTAGCTCACACGGGGCAGTCTCTGGAGGATCCATTAATGAGG GAGTTTGTCCAGGCATGTGTGCGTCATGAAGCCAAGAAGCGCCCCAGCGCCCACGACCTGCTCTTCCACCGAGTCCTGTTTGAGGTGCACTCCCTGAAGCTTCTGGCTGCAcactgcttcatcaacaaccagT ATATGTTGCCTGAGAACTGTGTGGAAGAAAAAACGAAAACATTTGATCCTAATGCTGTGATGGCAGAGATTCGTCATAAAAACCGTCCAGGGGTGCAGCTGAA GTATTCCCATGTGTCCCCTCTGGAACTGGACAAGTTCTTGGAAGATGTCAA GAATGGGATTTACCCCCTAATGAACTTTGCTTCTCCCCGTCCCCACCTCATACCACGTGCCCTGTCACTGTCCCAGGAGCATGTGGAGACTGTGACAACCCCCACCCCTGAGCCACAGGAGACGGAGACCAGGAAG GTTGTCCAGATGCACTGTAACCTGGAGTCCAATGACGAAGGGACCAAAATGCAT CTGACCCTATTTCTGAAAATGGAAGATAAGCTACACAGACAGCTCAGCTGTGACATTCTTCCCT ctgatAGTTCAAAGGATCTAGCAAATGAACTGGTTCATTATGCATTCATCTGTGAG GATGACTGTGAGAAGCTCACCAGCTTCCTGGAGGAGGCCTTTGTCAAGCACAGAGCCAGTGGATCAGCCTCGCACGGCGTTATGATGATGCACTGA